A genome region from Cucumis sativus cultivar 9930 chromosome 4, Cucumber_9930_V3, whole genome shotgun sequence includes the following:
- the LOC101222494 gene encoding probable pectinesterase 53, with product MSRPLIFNLFFLLIAIILPAAAQNWTAGGGRGMRSTVQDEYFKWIRHMGSFKHSLFQNTKNKFKPCLTLKVSKNTKAGGFRSLQKAVNSLPIINRCRVRIHVAAGIYREKVEIPATMSYIWVEGEGAEKTIIEWGDTADHMGENGRPMGTFASATFAVNSPFFIATNITFKNKARLPPSGALGKQAVAFRISGDAAAFISCRFIGAQDTLYDHMGRHYFKDCYIEGSVDFVFGDGLSIYDSCHLHAITNSYGALTAQKRNSMLEETGFSFLHCKVSGSGALYLGRAWGSFSRVVFAYTFMDKIITPTGWYNWGDKNRELTVFYGQYRCSGPGADYGGRVPWSRELTQSEANPFLSLDFINANQWLPNYHTHLSLKPH from the exons ATGAGTAGGCCGTTGAtatttaaccttttctttctcctcatCGCCATCATCCTCCCGGCCGCCGCCCAAAACTGGACGGCTGGTGGCGGCCGGGGAATGAGATCAACAGTGCAAGATGAATACTTCAAGTGGATAAGACATATGGGTTCTTTCAAGCACTCTCTTTTCCAAAACACTAAGAACAAGTTCAAGCCTTGTTTGACGTTGAAGGTTTCCAAGAACACCAAGGCTGGTGGTTTCCGCTCGCTTCAGAAGGCGGTGAACTCTTTGCCGATTATCAACCGGTGTCGGGTCCGTATCCATGTTGCTGCTGGAATCTACAG agagaaagtTGAGATTCCAGCGACGATGAGTTACATATGGGTGGAAGGTGAAGGAGCGGAGAAGACAATCATTGAATGGGGCGACACGGCGGACCATATGGGAGAAAATGGCCGTCCTATGGGCACTTTTGCTTCTGCAACTTTTGCTGTTAATTCTCCATTCTTCATTGCTACTAACATCACCTTCAAG aacaaggcGAGGCTTCCACCATCAGGAGCACTGGGAAAGCAAGCAGTTGCATTCAGAATATCAGGAGATGCAGCAGCATTTATAAGTTGTAGGTTTATCGGTGCACAAGACACATTATACGACCATATGGGGCGACACTACTTCAAGGATTGCTACATTGAAGGGTCAGTGGACTTCGTGTTCGGTGATGGCCTCTCCATCTATGATAGTTGCCATTTGCATGCCATCACCAACAGTTATGGTGCTCTCACGGCCCAAAAGAGGAATAGCATGCTCGAAGAAACTGGCTTCTCTTTCCTTCATTGTAAAGTTTCTGGCTCAGGCGCCTTGTATTTGGGTAGGGCATGGGGCAGCTTCTCTAGAGTTGTGTTTGCTTATACATTTATGGATAAAATCATCACTCCCACTGGTTGGTACAACTGGGGCGACAAAAATCGTGAATT GACTGTATTTTATGGACAATATCGATGCTCGGGACCAGGAGCTGATTATGGAGGAAGGGTTCCATGGTCTAGAGAACTCACTCAGTCAGAAGCCAAcccatttctttctcttgatTTTATCAATGCAAACCAATGGCTTCCAAATTACCACACTCATCTCTCTCTTAAACCACATTGA